The Coffea arabica cultivar ET-39 chromosome 8e, Coffea Arabica ET-39 HiFi, whole genome shotgun sequence genome window below encodes:
- the LOC113703025 gene encoding LIM domain-containing protein WLIM2b, protein MSSFSGTQQKCKACDKTVHFAEMMSADGVPYHNTCFRCTHCNGRLTMSNYSKSPLDGSLYCKPHFEQLLRENGGFANKLATSGKPNGLSRAPSKVSTLFSGTQEKCNVCKKTVYPLEKVTVEGEFYHKSCFRCAHGGCFLNPSSYAALDGILYCKPHFSQLFKQKGCYNHLTKTTSLKKSGSEEGAALAKEQESSAEPKEEEAENAQ, encoded by the exons ATGTCGTCTTTCAGCGGCACGCAGCAGAAATGTAAGGCCTGTGATAAGACTGTTCATTTTGCGGAGATGATGTCAGCTGATGGAGTTCCTTATCATAATACTTGCTTTAGATGCACCCATTGCAATGGACGACTCACG ATGAGCAACTATTCTAAATCCCCACTGGATGGATCCTTGTATTGCAAGCCTCATTTCGAGCAGCTCCTTCGGGAGAACGGAGGGTTTGCTAACAAACTTGCAACCT CGGGGAAGCCAAATGGACTG AGCAGGGCTCCAAGTAAAGTATCAACTTTGTTCTCTGGTACCCAAGAAAAATGCAACGtctgcaagaaaacagtttatCCTTTGGAAAAG GTGACGGTGGAAGGAGAATTTTACCACAAATCATGCTTCAGGTGCGCTCACGGAGGCTGCTTTCTTAACCCCTCATCTTATGCTGCTCTAGATGGGATTCTCTATTGCAAGCCCCACTTCTCTCAATTGTTTAAGCAGAAGGGTTGCTACAATCATCTCACCAAGACAACTTCGTTGAAGAAAAGTGGTTCAGAAGAAGGAGCTGCGCTAGCAAAGGAACAAGAATCCAGCGCtgaaccaaaagaagaagaagcagaaaaCGCCCAATAA
- the LOC113705006 gene encoding uncharacterized protein produces the protein MGNHCLTGLKIAKASPAIFHLFFADDTLIFCRASIKESEQVKRILEFKNTEESNKAEILRILGGMKQVDQSKYLGLPMVIGRSKRQVFNYIKERVMGKIKGWKEKLLSKAGKEVLLKSVILAMPAYAMSCCRLPKSLCQDISGEMARFWWGESEGKRKTHWVGWGKLAEIKGKGGLGFRDLLDFNNAMLAKMLWRILTQPNLLLSKVLKGKYFKGEAIWKTQIKAGDSWIWKSIMSAREVMERGIRKRVGDGTTVDIWKDRWIPGEGTGMVATPMPAGCNILKVHELIQNGKWNRAMMETLLSEKDCRKIEEIPISLCAGKDKLVWPFTKSGQHAENIWKAAPIDWDGLKEFRHSFWHWWNSLMDAQDRIERRNHIALIVNILWQIWKSRNQVQFNEMSNCPGRTAGKAVQEWAEYNEVRNRADNKEDRRIGWGVVARREDGEIVGAWAGGESRNGIPTVEEALAIRKAVIKAKLCGWNKVEIQSDCKLLVDKLRGRDMDDPVTGTILHDVLILSQGFVTCQFSFVKRGGNCVAHKLAKFAINLYDEISWKDSFPIWLNCLAKNDVGAVAPTMEPTEQDTKHAMETKAFFDFIDLGMLKKIMKSSRHISEYGSEEYNGIKRVRLEIALMFGYLTIYVEEENNQAGATEAAIEIVTLLVAFLEDLYVLCERDIDVGAVQ, from the exons ATGGGCAACCATTGTCTGACTGGATTAAAGATTGCCAAAGCCAGTCCTGCTATTTTCCACTTGTTTTTTGCAGATGACACCCTTATCTTCTGTAGAGCCAGCATTAAGGAGTCTGAACAAGTGAAGAGGATCTTGGAGTT CAAAAACACTGAGGAAAGCAATAAGGCAGAGATCCTCAGAATATTGGGGGGAATGAAGCAGGTGGACCAGAGTAAGTATCTTGGGCTACCAATGGTGATTGGCAGATCTAAAAGACAAGTCTTCAATTATATCAAGGAAAGAGTGATGGGGAAGATCAAAGGGTGGAAAGAAAAGCTGTTGAGCAAAGCTGGGAAGGAAGTGCTGCTAAAGTCTGTGATACTAGCAATGCCTGCCTATGCTATGAGTTGCTGCAGGCTGCCTAAGAGCTTATGTCAGGACATAAGTGGAGAAATGGCTCGCTTTTGGTGGGGGGAGAGTGAGGGGAAGAGAAAGACTCATTGGGTGGGGTGGGGAAAGTTGGCtgaaataaaagggaaaggagGCTTAGGCTTTAGGGACTTGCTGGATTTTAATAATGCCATGCTGGCTAAGATGTTATGGAGAATTCTGACACAACCCAATCTGTTATTAAGCAAGGTGTTAAAGGGGAAATACTTCAAAGGGGAAGCAATTTGGAAGACACAGATAAAGGCAGGGGACTCTTGGATATGGAAGAGCATTATGAGTGCAAGGGAGGTGATGGAAAGAGGTATTAGGAAGAGAGTTGGAGATGGCACAACTGTGGATATCTGGAAAGATAGGTGGATTCCAGGTGAAGGTACGGGTATGGTGGCCACTCCAATGCCTGCAGGCTGTAATATCCTAAAGGTACATGAACTAATTCAGAACGGAAAGTGGAACAGAGCAATGATGGAAACTCTACTTAGTGAGAAAGACTGCAGAAAGATAGAAGAAATTCCAATTAGCTTATGTGCAGGGAAGGATAAGTTGGTGTGGCCATTTACAAAATCTGGGCA GCATGCTGAAAATATATGGAAGGCAGCTCCAATTGATTGGGATGGGCTTAAAGAGTTTAGGCATAGTTTTTGGCATTGGTGGAATAGCTTGATGGATGCACAAGACAGAATAGAAAGGAGGAACCACATTGCTTTGATTGTGAATATACTTTGGCAGATATGGAAATCAAGGAACCAAGTACAGTTCAATGAGATGAGCAACTGCCCAGGGAGAACAGCAGGTAAAGCTGTGCAGGAGTGGGCTGAATATAATGAGGTGAGGAATAGGGCTGATAATAAGGAG GATAGGAGGATTGGGTGGGGAGTAGTGGCTAGAAGGGAGGATGGGGAGATTGTAGGGGCTTGGGCAGGGGGGGAGAGCAGAAATGGTATCCCAACAGTTGAGGAGGCCTTAGCTATCAGAAAAGCTGTGATAAAGGCTAAACTATGTGGCTGGAACAAAGTAGAGATACAATCTGATTGTAAATTGCTGGTGGACAAGCTCAGGGGGAGGGATATGGATGATCCAGTCACGGGGACTATTTTACATGATGTTCTGATTTTAAGCCAAGGTTTTGTTACGTGTCAGTTCTCTTTTGTTAAAAGAGGGGGCAATTGTGTGGCTCATAAGCTGGCAAAATTTGCCATAAACTTGTATGATGAAATTAGTTGGAAGGATTCCTTTCCAATTTGGCTTAATTGTTTAGCCAAAAATGATGTAGGAGCAGTTGCTCCAACAAT GGAACCTACTGAGCAGGATACTAAGCATGCAATGGAAACTAAGgcattttttgattttatagaTCTTGGTATGctaaagaaaataatgaagtcaagCAGACACATTTCTGAATATGGCAGCGAAGAGTATAACGGAATTAAAAGGGTGAGACTTGAGATTGCTCTAATGTTCGGATATCTAACGATTTATGTTGAAGAAGAG AATAATCAGGCAGGGGCTACGGAAGCAGCAATAGAAATAGTAACTCTTTTAGTAGCATTTTTGGAAGATTTATATGTGCTGTGTGAAAGAGATATAGATGTAGGGGCTGTTCAGTGA